Below is a window of Agrobacterium vitis DNA.
TGCTTGCGGCGCTGATCGCCAGCCAGTGGCCATCAAAGACAAAACGCCAGCAGGAGACGGAGCAATGAGTCGGGCGGCGGGCGAAATTCGCCATGACTGGAGCGTGGAAGAGATCGTCACCCTTCACAATCTACCCCTTCTGGAATTGATCGGCCATGCCAACGCTGTCCATGGCCGTCACCACGACCCAAATGCCGTGCAGAAGGCAAGCCTGCTGTCGATCAAGACCGGCGGGTGTCCGGAAGACTGCGCCTATTGCCCGCAATCGGCCCATCACCGGGAGGTGAAGCTGACGAAGGATCGCCTCATGCAGCCAGACAGCGTGCTGGCGCTTGCAAAGCGGGCAAGGGATGCCGGTGCCGAGCGCTTCTGCATGGGGGCAGCGTGGCGGCAGGTGCGCGATGGCAAAGAGTTTGACGCCGTACTGACCATGGTGCGCGGCGTTCGCGATCTCGGCATGGAAGCCTGCGTGACACTCGGCATGCTGGAAAAGCACCAGGCTGAGAAACTGGCCGAGGCTGGACTAACGGCTTACAACCATAATCTGGACACCAGTCCGGAATTTTACGGTGAGATCATCACCACCCGCAGCTATGCAGACCGGCTGGAAACCCTGTCCATCGTCCGCTCTTTCGGCATCGACCTCTGTTGCGGCGGCATTATCGGCATGGGCGAGACCATCCGCGATCGCGCCTCCATGCTCCAGGTCCTGGCATCGATGCGCCCGCATCCCGAAAGCGTCCCGATCAACGCGCTGGTGCCTGTGGAGGGGACACCGCTTGCCGCCATGCCGCGGATCGATCCGCTGGAACTGGTGCGCATGGTGGCGACGACAAGGATCGTCATGCCGAGATCCACGGTCCGCCTGTCGGCCGGTCGCTCGACATTAAACCGGGAAGCGCAAATTCTTTGTCTGGTCTCCGGTGCCAACTCGGTCTTCTACGGCGATACGCTGTTGACCACACCCAATGCCGGCATAG
It encodes the following:
- the bioB gene encoding biotin synthase BioB produces the protein MSRAAGEIRHDWSVEEIVTLHNLPLLELIGHANAVHGRHHDPNAVQKASLLSIKTGGCPEDCAYCPQSAHHREVKLTKDRLMQPDSVLALAKRARDAGAERFCMGAAWRQVRDGKEFDAVLTMVRGVRDLGMEACVTLGMLEKHQAEKLAEAGLTAYNHNLDTSPEFYGEIITTRSYADRLETLSIVRSFGIDLCCGGIIGMGETIRDRASMLQVLASMRPHPESVPINALVPVEGTPLAAMPRIDPLELVRMVATTRIVMPRSTVRLSAGRSTLNREAQILCLVSGANSVFYGDTLLTTPNAGIGEDKALFAAIGALPREAAPLAAE